The Haematobia irritans isolate KBUSLIRL chromosome 1, ASM5000362v1, whole genome shotgun sequence DNA segment GCTAAGCAAACCTTATTGTCTTCCAAGCAATAATTTACAATTTCGGCATGCAGACAGTCAAAAACAATTTCTTCGGACATTCTATGTTCACTAACTTAGTTAACTAACAATCAATAAATTAGGTGGCGTTGAGAGTCAATCACCAAACAAattgtaaatacaaaattttaatcagctGTTTCTCTTTTAAAATTCGCCTACAAGTACATGATTAATACAACGTAACGTGATCAATTAAGACGTAACGTAATCAATAAATGGAGACAATAGCTCAGTTCGAGCACCCGATAAGCTTTACGGCTTAAAACTACTTTATTACAAGTGGtccgattggaccaatttttggccagcgtgtagacttttcgattctaaacacaaaatgttatatacaaCTTTTTGGCGGAAAGACATATTTTCGGAGTTCGGGCTCCTAAAGTTTTCATTATCACGCATATTGGATTTAGTATCCGTCGCACATAATCATCCTAAAagtaatatatacaattttaaatttacacacTTATTATTTTATCTATCTTTACTTAGGCTATCGTCatgtaatacattttttatttggccTCATTGGCTTTGTATTacgaaataaatggaaattgaaattgaaatttagaaTAGCATGGACCCGGAGAGGTcctgggttcgcgttagcccactttggactgtgtccataggagaaagtcccaAACCCCGGCTGTAGGCCGACTACCTATCACCTTTGgattcgcgttagcccactttggaccctGTCCACAGAAGAATAtctcaaaccccggccgaaggccgtccACCTATTCTCAATTTTTAAGGGtcggtatctcgaaaactaagctcttccgacaaaatttttactttatatGTTCTGCTTAAAATGTACTATTTATACCAAATAcgcaaaaaactgaattttatacatttcaagaaaaattgctggtagaattaacaaaaatataaaggaaaataccgattttcagatgtcgatatctctaaaactaggCTTTTCCGAAAAATTGTGTACtttacattttcgatttaaaataacttctgtacactcaaaaaattttgtttatttttaacaacttgtgctaaagtagatttgagactttctcctatggacagagtccaaagtggactAACGCGAACCCAGGATCTtcctaacaaaaattaaatctttatttttggtGAATTTAGTTATTAAAAAAGAAACCATGAATGTGGAAAAGGCCACTTTAGAGCGATATTGCCAACATAGTACTGGGCttatattcaaaataaaatatattatccgACAGTTGATTGTATGTCGCCTACCGATAGTCATAATGTATGTGTTtccacccaataaacacaagtattggagaaatgcttatattcaatacgctttcaaacatttttccaaagaattgccttaaggccggtatgcacctctcgcGAAATTGTCGGTAGCAGATTTCCCGGcgagacttgcactgatgagatgttctggatagaacaccagtgcaacgatgttgtaacaatagtgatgtcaAAATACTTGTACATTTCATACAtttttcatacgcttcccccatcacagttggcgattgttgcagtgtcactttcgAGTCTGTGATAGTAACCGTACATATTTTTGACAATAGTAACCTGTGGAATGTGATATGTAACCAATAGCAACAAGACATGTTATTGACAGTTGGATGTACTCAGCTGTGAACAGCTGACTGTGGTAGTACCTTTTAGTTTTATCATGccctcaacagtagaattcCAAACCTTAGCAACAATCTCTCAACatattagcaacaacttttcaaactaaatttaattttaatgcttcaaacttattggaaaatttgttgaaggcaAGCACTTTGTCTCTAATTTGAATTAAAGTTGAAGATGGGATTCgctatcaaattgatatggtgttaaggccggtattcacctctagcgaaattttcggtagcaaaaaattatttaagtctacaacaacaaaaacagggctgtgtacacaaattttaaaccagctaatcgcttttaaaaattgttaatatatgttccaaatattcctcaaataaattgtttattttttacagaccttttaaaacttttgcgcacacaatgattgtaataaattaaatgtttgctgccaaaatatgcttttgacaaacctgttattttcattagaggtgcgtaccagcttacgaaattgaacgctaccgaaaatttcgttagcataaatagcaatgcatttcttatgggaatgaaatttttcgctagaggtgcataccggcctttacatGTGAAAAATactcatccttgtgtttgttgggcAGTCAAATCTATTACAATATGCTGTGTAACAGCTGTTTTGCAATTGTTTAGTTGTTATAATTCTGCCGCTTACCATTTGCCGTAAAATAAAGAGTATTTAAAAAATAAGGAGGGTTCTAGGATTTGCAAATCACCCCAAACACCGCTTGTATTCCGTTATGTTCATTCTACGGAGATGACTTCTAAACTAAATGGATAATACAGCAGACTAATAACATCTACGATTGAAACAAAAACTTCAAATCCTGCCATATCCATAAAGGAAAACCGTACAATGGAAAATGGATTTAAATACAAGCCGTCTACCAAAAGGAATATTCCTATCTATAGCATAACAGAATGGCAAACGTTTTGTCTCCAAGTTTTGGTTGTGTGTTTCCTGTGCTACTTCTGCTATGGATCGGCTCTAAATGGAAGTTTTGTATTCGATGACAATGTAGCTATAAAACAGAATAAGGCCATAACTCAGGTGCCAACAAACTACACAGCCATATTTCTTACCAGTGATTTTTGGGGTACATCACTCAGAGATAACGATTCTCACAAATCTTATCGTCCACTAACTTCTCTCATGTTCCATTTTGAGTGGGTGAAATGGAAAATGCATCCTTACCACATGAAAGCTATTAACTTGGTTATACATGTTATAAACAGTCTATTAGTTCTGATGGTtctaaaagaatttaaatttgaaaattcttaTTTGCTGTCAGGATCTAGTACTGCGAAAGTTGCCTTCGTAGCTGCAGTACTTTTTGCAGTACATCCAATTCATACAGAGGCCGTAGCAGGGATTGTTTCAAGAGCAGATCTTCTGTTTTGTTCTATCTATCTGTTATGTTTATGGTTGTGTACCAGTAAATCTTGGTGGTATCCGCCGCTGATTATAGCTTTGACTTTTCTGGGAGTTTTCTTCAAAGAAACAGCAATAACAACACCTTTGGCTTGTATGTTAGTCAATTTTGGTGTAAATGGCTCAAATTCTTCGCATTGGaaacaacaattgaaaaaacttTGCTGCAAAAGAAACTTATTCTATGCTTTATCCACTTTTGGAATACTTCTATTTAGGCTTTGGATAGTCGATTTTAAAACACCTGTATTTCGTTCAGCAGATAACCCCATAGGACATGCGGAATCCATCACCACACGAAtactatcacaaaattttttatatttctacaatATCAAAATTATGATGAATCCACTCGAATTGTGTTTCGATTGGTCCTTTGAATGTATACGATTGATTGAGAGTTTTGGTGATAGTCGTCTGCTGTTAATATTAAGTATGTACGTTTTGGTCTGCATTTCAGTGTTGAATTATTACAGACATTTCCCTCCTTTGGTTGGACTGGGACTACTAGTTATACCATTCCTACCAGCTTCGGGTATCATTAAAGTTGGCTTCGTTATTGCTGAACGAGTATTATATGTACCATCCATTGGATTTTGTTATTTAGTGGCTTATGGATTCATTTGCCTAtgtgaacaaataaaatataaaaacattttgcgaATTGGATTCGGCGTAGTAATTTTTATACATGCCATGCGTTGCAGGCAACGAGCAAACGAATGGCTGACAGAGGATAAACTATTTTCATCTGCCTTGAATGTTTGTCCCAATAATGCGAAGGTATTTACAACAGCGATCAACACATTTCTATTCCATGTTtgatttttctttgattttattCCAGGTTCATTATAACATAGCGCGACTGGCAACTGAtataaaaaatagtgaaaaggcATTTTATCATTATCACAAAGCCATTGAACTAGCTTCAGACTACGATGCAGCTCTTATgaatttgggaaacctgtatcgtGATAagggaaatttacaaaatgcagaaaaatatattaaaaaatcctTGGAGGCAACACCAGGTTTTGCCACAGCTTGGATGAATTTAGGTATTGTACAAGctgcacaaaaaaattatgcGGATGCTCTAGAGAGCTATAGAAAGGCTTTAAAGTATCGTAAAAACTATGCAAACTGTTTTTACaatatgggaaatttatttcttGAACAAAATCTACACAATGAAGCCTTAAAACATTGGCAATATGCAGTAGCACTAAAACCGAGTTTACGTCAGGCCTGGGCCAATATTCTCACCATGTATGATACTAAATCCATGTTTAATGAAGCTGTTAAAGTTTCGGAACAGGCCCTAAGACATTTGCCCCTGGATTCATCAATAGCCTTTTTACGAGCCAATGTTTTTGGTAAGCTTGGACGGTACAATGAAGCTGAAAGTCTCTACAAACAGGTTATAGCCAAAGAACCTCTAAACT contains these protein-coding regions:
- the Tmtc4 gene encoding transmembrane O-mannosyltransferase targeting cadherins 4, whose protein sequence is MENGFKYKPSTKRNIPIYSITEWQTFCLQVLVVCFLCYFCYGSALNGSFVFDDNVAIKQNKAITQVPTNYTAIFLTSDFWGTSLRDNDSHKSYRPLTSLMFHFEWVKWKMHPYHMKAINLVIHVINSLLVLMVLKEFKFENSYLLSGSSTAKVAFVAAVLFAVHPIHTEAVAGIVSRADLLFCSIYLLCLWLCTSKSWWYPPLIIALTFLGVFFKETAITTPLACMLVNFGVNGSNSSHWKQQLKKLCCKRNLFYALSTFGILLFRLWIVDFKTPVFRSADNPIGHAESITTRILSQNFLYFYNIKIMMNPLELCFDWSFECIRLIESFGDSRLLLILSMYVLVCISVLNYYRHFPPLVGLGLLVIPFLPASGIIKVGFVIAERVLYVPSIGFCYLVAYGFICLCEQIKYKNILRIGFGVVIFIHAMRCRQRANEWLTEDKLFSSALNVCPNNAKVHYNIARLATDIKNSEKAFYHYHKAIELASDYDAALMNLGNLYRDKGNLQNAEKYIKKSLEATPGFATAWMNLGIVQAAQKNYADALESYRKALKYRKNYANCFYNMGNLFLEQNLHNEALKHWQYAVALKPSLRQAWANILTMYDTKSMFNEAVKVSEQALRHLPLDSSIAFLRANVFGKLGRYNEAESLYKQVIAKEPLNYLYHTNLAILYHRWNRYNDAIDSYKKAIDANPQKALTAKENLTKVLNILVKQQKQGK